A portion of the Uloborus diversus isolate 005 unplaced genomic scaffold, Udiv.v.3.1 scaffold_14, whole genome shotgun sequence genome contains these proteins:
- the LOC129232875 gene encoding zinc finger protein 208-like, whose protein sequence is MSHQSEILNDSENSYLCEHCSESFSYACHLKMHLTIHTGEKEYNCEHCSNSFHSASDLKKHLRTHTGEKPYSCEHCSRVFSYTSDLKKHLRVHTGEKPYSCKYCSKAFSCASYLSSHRRIHTGEKPYSCVQCSKAFSFASDLKKHLRVHTGEKPYSCKYCSKAFSSSSHLSSHLRTHTGEKPYSCVQCSKAYSYASDLKKHLRVHTGEKPYSCEYCSKAFSSASYLSSHRRIHTGEKPYSCVQCSKAFSDVSNFSNHLRTHTGEKPYSCVLCSKAFTHTSTLKKHLRLHTGEKPYSCEHCLKTFSDTSLLSSHLRTHTGEKPYSCVECSKAFCRASDLKKHLRLHTGEKPSQPKIDCSSTAKNLVVFGTEVHTGERPYSCELCSKTFSDSLCLKRHKVIHTGEKPHVCEHCSKAFALSSTLVSHMRSHTGEKPYSCEHCSKTFTFLSQLKAHARVHTGEKPYSCELCSKTFSYSSCLKRHKVIHTGEKPHVCEHCSKAFSLSSTLISQMRSHTGEKPYPCEHCSKTFTFLSELKAHARVHTGEKPYSCELCSKTFSYSSCLMRHKVIHTGEKPYVCEHCSKAFALSSTLTSHMRSHTGEKPYPCEHCSKTFSFLSQLKVHSRVHTGERPYSCELCSKIFSDYTCLKRHKVIHTGEKPHVCEHCSKAFAHSSTLSSHMRVHTGAKPYSCEHCSKTFSSSTQLKIHKRDHTGEKPTCEKCSKTLSDFRHLRRHMLVHTGEKAHACVHCPKTFAHSTSLVRHMRTHTNEKPFSCEHCSKAFTQSVNLQQHVRTHTGEKPYSCECCSKAFSWPAQLKRHMLTHTGEKPYACDHCSKTFSGSSGLKKHFRVHTID, encoded by the exons ATGTCACATCAGTCTGAAATCCTTAACGACTCTGAAAACAGTTATTTGTGTGAACATTGTTCAGAATCGTTTTCTTACGCCTGTCATTTAAAAATGCATCTGAcaatccatactggcgaaaaagaGTATAATTGTGAACATTGCTCTAACTCATTTCACAGTGCTTCCGATTTAAAGAAacacctgagaacccatactggagagaaaccttATTCCTGCGAGCATTGTTCAAGGGTATTTTCCTACACTTCcgatttaaagaaacatctgagagtacatactggagagaaaccgtattcctgtaaatattgctcaaaggcattttcttgTGCTTCATACTTATCGAGTCATCGGAgaatccatactggcgagaaaccatattcctgtgtacagtgctcaaaagcattttccttCGCTTCCGATTTAAAGAAACATCTAAGagtacatactggagagaaaccgtattcctgtaaatattgctcaaaggcattttctagTTCTTCACACTTATCGAgtcatctgagaacccatactggcgagaaaccatatTCCTGTGTACAGTGCTCAAAAGCATATTCCTACGCTTCcgatttaaagaaacatctgagagtacatactggagagaaaccgtattcctgtgaatattgctcaaaggcattttctagTGCTTCATACTTATCGAGTCATCGGAgaatccatactggcgagaaaccatattcctgtgtacagtgctcaaaggcattttctgatgTTTCAAACTTTTCGAatcatctgagaacccatactggagagaaGCCGTATTCCTGTGTACTGTGCTCAAAAGCATTTACTCATACTTCCactttaaagaaacatctgagattacatactggagagaaaccatattcctgtgaacattgcttaaagacattttctgatactTCACTCTTATCGAGTCatttgagaacccatactggcgagaaaccgtattcctgtgtagagtgctcaaaagcattttgcCGTGCTTCcgatttaaagaaacatctgagatTACATACAGGAGAGAAACCGTCCCAGCCAAAAATCGACTGCAGTTCAACTGCAAAAAATTTGGTGGTATTTGGAACCGA AGTCCACACTGGCGAGAGACCATATTCTTGCGAactttgttcaaagacattttctgactCTTTATGCTTAAAGCGACACAAGGTCATTCATACCGGCGAGAAACCCCATGTGTGCGAACATTGCTCTAAGGCATTCGCTCTCTCTTCAACTTTAGTCTCACACATGAGAagccatactggcgaaaaaccatattcGTGCGAACATTGCTCAAAGACTTTTACTTTCCTTTCACAACTAAAGGCACATGCAAGAGtccacactggcgaaaaaccatattcttgcgaactttgttcaaagacattttcttacTCTTCATGCTTAAAGCGACACAAGGTCATTCATACCGGCGAGAAACCCCATGTGTGCGAACATTGCTCTAAGGCATTCTCTCTCTCTTCAACTTTAATCTCACAAATGAGAAGccacactggcgaaaaaccatatccGTGCGAACATTGCTCAAAGACTTTTACTTTCCTTTCAGAACTAAAGGCACATGCAAGAGtccacactggcgaaaaaccatattcttgcgaactttgttcaaagacattttcttacTCTTCATGCTTAATGCGACACAAGGTCATTCATACCGGCGAGAAACCCTATGTGTGCGAACATTGCTCTAAGGCATTCGCTCTCTCTTCAACTTTAACTTCTCACATGAGAAGccacactggcgaaaaaccatatccgtgcgaacattgctcaaagactttttctttcctttcacaACTAAAGGTACATTCAAGAGTCCACACTGGCGAAAGACCATATTCTTGCGAACTTTGTTCAAAGATATTTTCTGACTATACTTGCTTAAAGCGACATAAGGTAATTCATACCGGCGAGAAACCCCATGTGTGCGAACATTGCTCTAAGGCATTCGCTCACTCTTCAACTTTATCTTCACACATGAGAGTCCACACTGGCGCGAAACCATATTCGTGCgaacattgttcaaagacattttctagTAGTACCCAGCTTAAGATACATAAAAGAGACCACACTGGCGAGAAACCGACGTGCGAAAAGTGTTCGAAGACGCTTTCTGACTTTAGACACTTGCGGCGACACATGTTAGTTCACACTGGCGAGAAGGCCCATGCTTGCGTACACTGTCCTAAGACATTTGCCCACTCTACAAGTTTAGTGAGGCACATGAGAACCCACACTAACGAAAAACCGTTTTCGTGCGAACACTGCTCAAAAGCATTCACCCAATCTGTGAATTTGCAGCAACATGTGCGAACCCATACCGGGGAAAAACCGTACTCTTGTGAAtgttgctcaaaggcattttcttgGCCTGCGCAGTTGAAAAGACACATGCTAACCCATACCGGTGAAAAGCCTTATGCGTGCGACcattgttcaaaaacattttctggcAGTTCTGGCTTGAAGAAACATTTTAGGGTtcataccatagactaa